A window from Chitinophaga filiformis encodes these proteins:
- a CDS encoding dihydroneopterin aldolase, which translates to MLTIGVEQAHFHAFHGLYPEERILGNDFIVDLYVTIPGTHHIDSISETVNYQGLYNIVKKIMAIPQPLLEQVVYDMSDAIKNKYPEIQQSVVTLRKMNPPMGASIRNSVVTLEKKY; encoded by the coding sequence ATGCTCACCATTGGCGTAGAACAAGCTCATTTTCATGCCTTCCACGGTTTATACCCGGAAGAACGTATTCTTGGCAATGATTTTATTGTAGATCTGTATGTGACAATACCCGGTACCCACCATATTGACAGTATTTCAGAAACGGTTAACTATCAGGGACTTTATAATATCGTGAAGAAGATCATGGCCATTCCGCAGCCATTGCTTGAACAGGTGGTGTATGATATGAGCGACGCCATTAAGAACAAATATCCCGAAATCCAGCAATCTGTTGTCACCCTGCGTAAAATGAACCCACCCATGGGCGCTTCCATCCGCAATTCGGTGGTGACGCTGGAAAAGAAGTACTAA
- the trxB gene encoding thioredoxin-disulfide reductase, translating into METNQQEHVHLLIIGSGPAGYTAAIYAARANLKPVLYQGIQPGGQLTITTEVENYPGYPEGIQGPEMMVDFEKQATRMGADIRFGLATSVDFSSKPYKVTIDESKVMTADAVIIATGASAKWLGMPSEQRLNGSGVSACAVCDGFFFRGKEVAIVGAGDTAAEEALYLSKMCSNVHMIVRRHEMRASKVMQDRVLKTSNIIVYWNTETQEVLGENKVEGVRLLNTAKQEETTVPVSAFFVAIGHQPNSGIFKDYIDLDEQGYIKTVPGTSRTNLEGVFACGDVQDKIYRQAVTAAGSGCMAALDAERYLSALEHQ; encoded by the coding sequence ATGGAAACTAACCAACAGGAACATGTACATTTATTGATTATAGGTTCCGGACCGGCAGGTTATACTGCCGCTATATATGCCGCCAGGGCGAATCTTAAGCCTGTTCTGTACCAGGGTATTCAGCCGGGAGGGCAGCTAACCATCACAACAGAAGTAGAAAACTATCCGGGCTATCCCGAAGGGATCCAGGGACCGGAAATGATGGTGGATTTCGAAAAACAGGCAACACGCATGGGAGCGGACATCCGTTTCGGCCTGGCAACTTCCGTGGATTTCAGCAGCAAACCATATAAAGTAACGATCGACGAATCGAAAGTAATGACCGCAGATGCTGTGATCATTGCCACAGGCGCTTCCGCCAAATGGCTGGGAATGCCTTCCGAACAACGTCTGAACGGGAGCGGCGTTTCTGCCTGCGCCGTTTGCGACGGATTCTTCTTCCGTGGTAAGGAAGTAGCCATCGTGGGGGCGGGCGATACTGCCGCTGAAGAGGCGCTCTACCTGTCCAAAATGTGCAGCAATGTACATATGATCGTACGTCGCCACGAAATGCGCGCTTCCAAAGTAATGCAGGACCGCGTACTGAAGACTTCCAATATCATCGTGTACTGGAATACAGAAACACAGGAGGTACTGGGAGAAAATAAAGTAGAAGGCGTAAGACTGCTGAACACTGCCAAACAGGAGGAAACAACCGTGCCTGTCAGCGCGTTCTTCGTAGCTATCGGTCACCAGCCCAATTCTGGTATCTTCAAAGACTACATCGATCTGGACGAGCAGGGATATATCAAAACCGTACCCGGTACTTCCCGTACGAACCTGGAAGGCGTATTTGCCTGCGGCGACGTACAGGATAAGATCTACCGCCAGGCAGTAACCGCTGCGGGCAGCGGATGTATGGCTGCGCTGGACGCGGAAAGATATTTATCTGCATTGGAACACCAGTAA
- a CDS encoding RNA polymerase sigma factor RpoD/SigA: MRQLKIATQITNRDSQAVEKYLQEISKIPLLTPEEETVLAQRIKMGDQKALERLTTGNLRFVVSVAKQYQHQGLSLSDLINEGNLGLIKAAQRFDETKGFKFISYAVWWIRQSILQALAEQGRLVRLPQNKIGTYNKANKAYMAFEQENEREPSTEELAEILEMSESEINNIFQSNTRHMSLDAPVHEAEDVAMGDLLEGGDITDDDVMRDSLREEIRRVLKSLSPREAEIVNAYFGLDGENGATIEQIGQKYDLTKERIRQIKERAIKRLQKARYSGALKSYLG; this comes from the coding sequence ATGAGGCAACTTAAAATTGCCACCCAGATCACAAACCGTGATTCGCAGGCGGTAGAAAAATACCTGCAGGAGATTTCAAAGATCCCTTTGTTAACACCTGAGGAAGAGACCGTTTTGGCGCAGCGCATTAAGATGGGTGACCAGAAGGCTCTTGAACGTTTAACTACAGGAAACCTTCGTTTCGTAGTATCAGTTGCAAAGCAATATCAGCACCAGGGGCTTAGCCTCAGCGACCTCATTAACGAGGGCAATCTCGGCTTGATCAAGGCTGCGCAAAGATTCGATGAAACGAAAGGGTTCAAATTCATTTCTTATGCTGTTTGGTGGATTCGTCAATCCATACTGCAGGCTTTAGCAGAACAGGGCCGTCTGGTTCGTCTGCCGCAGAATAAAATCGGCACTTACAATAAAGCTAATAAAGCCTACATGGCGTTTGAACAGGAGAATGAAAGAGAGCCATCAACTGAGGAGTTAGCAGAGATCCTGGAAATGTCTGAATCAGAGATCAACAACATTTTCCAAAGCAATACCCGTCACATGTCACTGGATGCTCCGGTACACGAAGCAGAAGATGTGGCTATGGGAGACCTGCTGGAAGGTGGAGATATCACTGACGATGACGTAATGCGCGATTCACTGCGTGAAGAGATCCGTCGTGTACTGAAATCGCTCAGCCCACGTGAAGCGGAAATCGTAAACGCATACTTTGGTCTGGATGGTGAGAACGGAGCTACGATCGAACAGATTGGTCAGAAGTACGATCTTACAAAAGAGAGAATTCGTCAAATCAAGGAACGCGCCATCAAAAGGCTGCAAAAAGCCCGCTACAGCGGAGCATTGAAATCTTACCTGGGTTAA
- a CDS encoding threonine aldolase family protein, whose product MMIIDFRSDTFTRPTPGMLRAMSAASTGDDVYGEDPSVNQLESIMAAYFGKEAAMYCPSGTMSNQIAIKVHTQPGDEVICSDLAHVYIYEGGGIAFNAGAQVRALEGDRGMITAAQVAAAINPDDVHKATTSLVCLENTSNRGGGCCYDPEEMNRIKNVCRDHDLKLHLDGARLFNALVATGENPKTYGELFDSISVCLNKGMGCPMGSVLLGSAAFIRSARRIRKKLGGGLRQAGYMAATGLYAMEHHIARLAEDHHNAKQLAKYLLQKTFVGHMLPVETNILIFDVQDAWTPRLFADYLKKEGILVTPISETQVRMVTHLDITPEMVEKTCAVISQME is encoded by the coding sequence ATGATGATTATTGATTTCAGGAGTGATACTTTCACCCGGCCCACCCCCGGTATGCTCCGGGCTATGTCTGCTGCTTCCACCGGTGATGATGTGTACGGGGAAGATCCGAGTGTAAACCAACTGGAAAGTATAATGGCAGCCTATTTCGGTAAAGAAGCCGCCATGTACTGTCCCTCCGGCACCATGAGCAACCAGATAGCCATTAAAGTACATACACAGCCGGGCGATGAGGTGATCTGCTCCGACCTGGCCCATGTCTATATATATGAAGGCGGTGGTATTGCCTTCAATGCAGGCGCACAGGTAAGAGCCCTCGAAGGCGACCGCGGCATGATCACCGCTGCACAGGTGGCCGCTGCCATCAATCCTGATGATGTACACAAAGCCACTACCAGCCTGGTTTGCCTTGAAAACACCTCTAACCGCGGGGGTGGCTGCTGCTATGATCCCGAAGAAATGAACAGGATCAAAAACGTTTGCCGCGACCATGACCTCAAACTCCACCTCGACGGCGCCAGGTTGTTCAATGCCCTAGTCGCAACTGGCGAGAACCCAAAGACTTATGGTGAACTGTTCGATAGTATTTCCGTGTGCCTGAACAAAGGAATGGGCTGTCCCATGGGCTCAGTGCTATTGGGAAGCGCTGCCTTCATCAGGTCTGCCAGGAGAATAAGGAAAAAACTAGGCGGTGGCTTACGGCAGGCTGGCTATATGGCAGCTACCGGACTTTATGCCATGGAACATCATATTGCCAGATTGGCAGAGGATCATCACAACGCTAAACAGCTCGCCAAATATCTCCTGCAAAAGACCTTCGTTGGTCATATGCTGCCGGTGGAAACCAATATCCTCATCTTCGATGTACAGGACGCCTGGACACCCAGGCTCTTTGCGGATTACCTGAAAAAAGAAGGGATCCTCGTTACGCCGATCTCGGAAACACAGGTAAGAATGGTAACCCACCTGGATATTACCCCTGAGATGGTGGAAAAGACCTGCGCTGTCATTTCACAGATGGAATAA
- a CDS encoding valine--tRNA ligase: protein MELSKNYTPAAVEGKWYQHWMDKGYFRSKPDNRPPFTIVIPPPNVTGVLHMGHTLNETVQDILIRRARMSGYNTCWVPGSDHASIATEAKVVNMLKTEKGIEKSQLTREEFLKYAFEWKDKYGGIIYSQIKKLGCSCDWDRVTFTMDDHYYQAVIKVFVDLYSKGLIYRGARMINWDPKAKTALSDEEVQYKDLQGKLYHVQYAITDSEDHLTGESITIATQRPETIMGDTAICVNPDDERYKHLVGHFAIVPLVNRRVPIIFDTYVDKEFGTGALKVTPAHDINDYNLGLKHNLEVVDTLNDDGTLSAAAGVFIGEDRFKARKLVIAALQEQGLLVKEQEYTTRLGYSERNPDTVVEPRISTQWFVKMAELAKPALDAVVSGDVDIHPGDRFLATYKYWMENVKDWCISRQLWWGQQIPAFYAPDGTFEVAQNVDAAIAQFKAKGFSYTAAELRQDEDCLDTWFSSWLWPMEVFNGISQPDNEEINYYYPTNVLVTGQDIIFFWVARMIMAGMEYKKVKPFSDVYFTGMVRDKQGRKMSKQLGNSPDLLELIDRFGADAVRFGIMISSPAGNDLLFDDASCENGRNFTNKIWNALKLVKMWEGRVTNTNTSVDHFAIQWFESRLNEVKVQVAELFKDFKLSEALNIVCNSLIWDDFCSWYLEWVKPGFEQPCDAGIYNKTVYFFEELMQLLHPFMPFVSEEIYQQLRERGEGDDLIIRQYTAPGATDAGILAQGELLKEVISSIRDARNKNQVKPKDEIVLHIDTLQEATFKQIESMLGKQVNAKAINYTKEPVGGCITLVVQKDKFYLETETALNTTVQKEDLEKDLAYLQGFLVSVEKKLSNEKFVQNAKPEVVEAERKKKEDAEARIAAITESLKSL from the coding sequence ATGGAACTTTCAAAAAATTATACGCCGGCTGCTGTTGAAGGCAAATGGTACCAGCACTGGATGGACAAAGGCTATTTCCGTAGTAAACCGGACAACCGTCCTCCCTTTACCATTGTGATCCCTCCTCCTAACGTGACTGGTGTGCTGCACATGGGCCATACCCTGAACGAAACCGTACAGGATATCCTCATCCGCCGCGCACGTATGAGTGGCTATAATACCTGCTGGGTACCCGGCTCTGACCATGCTTCCATCGCTACCGAAGCTAAAGTGGTGAATATGCTCAAAACCGAAAAAGGTATTGAGAAATCACAGCTCACCCGTGAAGAGTTCCTCAAATATGCTTTTGAGTGGAAAGACAAGTATGGTGGCATCATCTACAGCCAGATCAAAAAACTGGGTTGCTCCTGCGACTGGGACAGGGTGACCTTCACAATGGACGATCATTACTATCAGGCAGTTATAAAAGTATTCGTTGACCTGTACAGCAAAGGACTGATCTACCGCGGCGCCCGTATGATCAACTGGGACCCGAAGGCTAAAACAGCCCTGAGCGATGAAGAAGTACAGTATAAAGATCTGCAGGGTAAGCTTTACCATGTTCAATATGCTATTACTGACTCTGAAGACCATCTCACCGGAGAAAGCATCACCATTGCTACACAACGTCCTGAAACCATCATGGGAGATACCGCTATTTGCGTAAATCCTGATGATGAACGTTATAAACACCTCGTTGGTCATTTTGCCATCGTACCACTGGTGAACCGCAGAGTGCCGATCATCTTTGATACTTATGTAGATAAAGAATTCGGTACAGGCGCCCTCAAAGTAACGCCTGCGCACGATATCAATGACTATAACCTGGGGCTGAAACACAACCTGGAAGTAGTAGATACCCTCAATGATGATGGCACCCTCAGCGCTGCAGCAGGTGTGTTCATTGGCGAAGACCGCTTCAAAGCCCGTAAACTGGTAATAGCCGCCCTGCAGGAACAAGGCCTGCTGGTGAAAGAACAGGAATACACTACGCGCCTCGGTTACAGCGAACGTAACCCGGACACTGTAGTAGAGCCCCGTATCAGTACCCAGTGGTTCGTGAAGATGGCAGAACTGGCCAAGCCAGCACTGGATGCAGTGGTAAGTGGCGATGTAGACATCCATCCCGGCGATCGCTTCCTGGCTACCTATAAATACTGGATGGAGAATGTAAAAGACTGGTGTATTTCGCGTCAGCTCTGGTGGGGACAACAGATCCCGGCCTTCTATGCGCCGGATGGTACTTTCGAAGTAGCTCAGAACGTAGATGCCGCTATCGCACAGTTTAAGGCGAAAGGCTTCAGCTATACCGCTGCCGAGCTCCGCCAGGATGAAGACTGTCTCGATACCTGGTTCTCTTCCTGGTTGTGGCCGATGGAAGTATTCAACGGTATTTCCCAACCCGACAATGAAGAAATTAACTACTACTACCCTACCAATGTACTGGTAACCGGACAGGATATCATCTTCTTCTGGGTGGCCCGTATGATCATGGCAGGTATGGAATATAAAAAGGTAAAGCCTTTCAGTGATGTATACTTTACCGGGATGGTAAGGGATAAACAAGGCCGTAAGATGAGTAAGCAGCTGGGGAACTCACCCGATCTGCTGGAACTCATCGACCGCTTTGGCGCTGATGCCGTTCGTTTCGGTATCATGATCTCCTCTCCTGCCGGTAATGACCTGCTGTTTGACGACGCCAGCTGTGAAAACGGACGCAACTTCACCAATAAGATCTGGAACGCCCTGAAACTCGTGAAGATGTGGGAGGGCCGCGTAACAAATACCAATACCTCTGTTGACCATTTTGCTATACAATGGTTTGAAAGCAGATTGAATGAAGTAAAGGTACAGGTAGCAGAACTCTTCAAGGATTTCAAACTGAGCGAAGCCCTGAATATCGTTTGTAACAGTCTTATCTGGGATGATTTCTGCAGCTGGTACCTGGAGTGGGTAAAACCAGGTTTCGAGCAGCCTTGTGATGCAGGTATCTATAACAAAACTGTTTACTTCTTTGAAGAGCTGATGCAGCTACTGCATCCTTTCATGCCTTTTGTTTCAGAAGAGATTTACCAGCAACTGCGCGAACGCGGTGAAGGCGATGACCTGATCATCAGACAATACACCGCTCCCGGAGCTACTGACGCTGGTATCCTGGCACAGGGCGAACTGTTAAAAGAAGTGATCTCCAGCATCCGCGATGCACGTAATAAAAACCAGGTCAAACCGAAAGACGAAATAGTCCTGCATATCGATACACTGCAGGAAGCTACTTTCAAACAGATCGAAAGCATGCTGGGCAAACAGGTGAACGCAAAAGCCATCAACTATACCAAAGAACCGGTTGGCGGTTGTATTACCCTGGTGGTGCAAAAAGACAAGTTCTACCTGGAAACAGAAACAGCTCTGAATACCACCGTACAGAAAGAAGATCTGGAGAAAGACCTTGCCTACCTGCAGGGCTTCCTGGTTTCCGTAGAGAAAAAGCTGAGCAACGAAAAATTCGTCCAGAATGCAAAACCCGAAGTGGTTGAAGCTGAACGGAAGAAGAAAGAAGATGCAGAGGCCAGGATAGCAGCCATAACGGAAAGTTTAAAATCATTATAA